A genomic region of Thermoanaerobaculia bacterium contains the following coding sequences:
- a CDS encoding AIM24 family protein, whose translation MTALYVMEQNNQVGPLTDEAIAAMIREGRLSSATLCWEEGMAGWEPLSTRRPALFRSAGPPRVPAPSAGGSTRFEVLKKDFYQMPKITIHQAQVILESGALHYMTGDITIEAQLPSVGKFIKAKLTKEHAVRPTYTGTGDIFLEPTFGECTILDLKGDEWILDKGAFLAGDAGVAVEAHVNRAVAGLFGGEGFFQTRVVGHGKVLIHSQGPLEKLEMKNDVLKVDGAFAVARTPGLEFTVEKATGKLFSSWTSGEGFVNTFRGTGTVLIAPVPNRFITLLREFGGLHYAISRISRS comes from the coding sequence ATGACCGCACTCTATGTCATGGAACAGAACAACCAAGTCGGTCCGCTGACCGACGAGGCCATCGCCGCAATGATCCGGGAAGGCCGCCTTTCATCGGCGACCCTCTGCTGGGAGGAGGGTATGGCCGGGTGGGAACCTCTCTCCACCCGCAGGCCCGCTCTCTTCCGATCGGCCGGACCGCCCCGCGTTCCCGCTCCGTCTGCGGGGGGTTCCACCCGCTTCGAAGTCCTGAAAAAGGACTTCTACCAGATGCCGAAGATCACGATCCACCAGGCCCAGGTGATTCTCGAATCGGGTGCCCTCCATTACATGACCGGAGACATCACGATCGAGGCCCAGCTTCCTTCCGTGGGAAAGTTCATCAAGGCCAAGCTCACGAAGGAGCACGCCGTCCGGCCGACCTACACGGGGACCGGGGACATCTTCCTCGAACCCACCTTCGGGGAATGCACGATCCTGGATCTGAAAGGCGACGAGTGGATCCTGGACAAGGGAGCCTTCCTGGCCGGAGACGCCGGCGTAGCCGTTGAAGCCCATGTCAACCGCGCCGTCGCGGGCCTCTTCGGGGGCGAGGGGTTTTTCCAGACCCGTGTCGTCGGCCACGGCAAGGTCCTGATCCACTCCCAGGGCCCCCTGGAGAAGCTCGAGATGAAAAACGATGTCCTGAAGGTGGACGGGGCCTTCGCCGTCGCCCGGACACCGGGCCTGGAGTTCACGGTCGAGAAGGCCACGGGAAAGCTCTTCAGCTCCTGGACGTCGGGAGAGGGATTCGTCAACACGTTCCGGGGCACGGGAACCGTCCTGATCGCCCCGGTTCCCAACCGATTCATCACCCTCCTGCGGGAGTTTGGCGGACTGCACTATGCCATCTCCCGGATCAGCCGAAGCTGA